The Thomasclavelia ramosa DSM 1402 genome includes a region encoding these proteins:
- a CDS encoding metal-dependent transcriptional regulator gives MEEMSIAMQNYLELIYELSLDGKKARVSDIAKHLGVSKPSVNNAVVVLAKDGYVIYEKYADVKLTPKGKETAEFICGKHQTIKQLFVEVLNIDEGIADKDACLIEHVISNESIKAMQEFLDRQK, from the coding sequence ATGGAAGAAATGTCAATTGCGATGCAAAACTATTTAGAATTAATTTATGAACTTTCATTAGATGGAAAAAAAGCTAGAGTCAGTGATATCGCTAAGCATTTAGGTGTATCTAAACCAAGTGTCAATAATGCAGTTGTGGTTTTGGCTAAAGATGGCTATGTTATATATGAAAAGTATGCGGATGTAAAACTAACGCCTAAAGGGAAAGAAACGGCTGAGTTTATCTGTGGTAAACATCAAACAATTAAACAATTATTTGTTGAAGTTTTGAACATAGACGAAGGAATTGCTGATAAAGACGCTTGTTTAATTGAACATGTGATTTCAAATGAGAGTATTAAAGCAATGCAAGAATTTTTAGATAGACAAAAATAA
- a CDS encoding ABC transporter substrate-binding protein has protein sequence MKKLLKASLTVMMALTLSACGGSKDVNIGIVQYAEHPALDNAKKGFLKALEDNGYGEDNVAFDDQNAQGDGSNCTTIADKFVNDNVDLIFAIATPTAQAAANKTTEIPIVLSAVTDPASAKLVKTNEKPGGNVTGTSDLTPVADQFDLLQQLLPDAKTIGIMYCNAEDNSIFQADIAKEECAKRNLTVVDKSVTDSNQIQQVTESLIGKVDAIYIPTDNLLAEGMATVAQVANENNLPCIVGESGMVENGGLATYGIDYYNLGYRAGLQAVKILKGEAKPADMAIEYLPAEECELTINEKVAKKLNITIPDDLKSKAKMVNK, from the coding sequence ATGAAAAAATTATTAAAGGCATCTTTAACTGTAATGATGGCACTAACTCTAAGTGCCTGTGGGGGAAGTAAGGATGTTAATATTGGCATTGTTCAATACGCAGAACATCCCGCATTAGATAATGCTAAAAAAGGATTTTTGAAAGCATTAGAAGACAATGGCTATGGTGAGGACAATGTTGCATTTGATGACCAAAATGCTCAAGGTGATGGATCAAATTGTACAACCATTGCTGATAAATTTGTTAACGATAACGTTGACTTGATTTTCGCAATTGCTACACCAACTGCTCAAGCAGCAGCAAACAAAACAACAGAAATTCCAATTGTTTTATCAGCTGTAACAGATCCTGCTAGTGCTAAATTAGTAAAAACCAATGAAAAACCTGGCGGAAATGTAACTGGTACAAGTGATTTAACACCGGTTGCTGATCAATTTGATTTGTTACAACAATTACTTCCTGATGCCAAAACAATCGGGATCATGTATTGTAATGCCGAAGATAACTCAATTTTCCAAGCTGACATTGCTAAAGAAGAATGTGCTAAACGTAATTTAACTGTAGTTGATAAATCTGTTACTGATTCTAATCAAATACAACAAGTTACTGAGTCATTAATTGGAAAAGTAGATGCTATTTACATTCCAACTGACAATCTCTTAGCCGAAGGTATGGCAACCGTTGCTCAAGTTGCTAATGAAAACAATTTACCATGTATTGTTGGTGAAAGTGGGATGGTTGAAAATGGGGGATTAGCCACTTATGGTATCGATTATTATAATCTAGGATATCGTGCTGGTCTTCAGGCTGTAAAAATTTTAAAGGGCGAAGCTAAACCTGCTGATATGGCAATTGAATATTTACCTGCTGAAGAATGTGAATTAACAATAAATGAGAAAGTTGCTAAAAAATTAAACATTACAATTCCTGATGATCTTAAATCTAAAGCAAAGATGGTGAATAAGTAA
- a CDS encoding ZIP family metal transporter: protein MEYLLSLNPFIIVLIVATFNWLMTFFGASLVLFVRKASQKLICIALGSSAGIMVAASFFSLLLPAKDQLEAGGKLDLLIIPFGFICGVALLMLIDKLLPHEHMMSHEQEGINPGRFSKNKLLMLAMTLHNIPEGLAVGVAFAGCHDGNYLPALILALGIGIQNFPEGTAISLPMHQCGKSRFIAMMYGQFSAIVEIPAALLGFIFATLVNGVLPFALCFAAGAMFFVCIEELIPEANATEGIDLGTISFMIGFVIMMSLDILLS, encoded by the coding sequence ATGGAATATTTATTATCGTTAAATCCATTTATAATTGTATTAATTGTAGCAACATTTAACTGGTTAATGACCTTCTTTGGAGCATCGTTAGTTCTATTTGTTCGCAAAGCCAGTCAAAAACTCATTTGTATTGCTCTTGGCAGTTCTGCTGGAATTATGGTTGCTGCTTCATTTTTTTCATTATTACTTCCAGCAAAAGACCAGCTTGAAGCTGGAGGTAAACTTGATTTACTAATCATTCCATTTGGTTTTATTTGTGGTGTAGCATTATTGATGTTGATTGATAAACTGCTCCCCCATGAACACATGATGTCACATGAACAAGAAGGAATCAATCCAGGTCGCTTTTCAAAAAACAAGCTATTAATGTTAGCTATGACCTTACACAATATTCCTGAAGGTTTAGCAGTTGGTGTGGCATTTGCAGGATGTCACGATGGAAATTACTTACCAGCTTTAATCTTAGCTCTAGGAATTGGTATCCAAAATTTTCCTGAAGGTACTGCTATTTCTTTACCTATGCATCAATGCGGAAAAAGCCGTTTTATTGCCATGATGTATGGACAATTTTCTGCTATTGTTGAAATCCCAGCAGCATTATTAGGCTTTATTTTTGCCACTCTAGTCAATGGAGTTTTACCATTCGCTCTTTGTTTCGCAGCCGGTGCCATGTTTTTTGTCTGTATTGAAGAATTAATTCCTGAAGCTAATGCAACTGAAGGAATTGATTTGGGAACAATAAGTTTCATGATTGGTTTTGTCATTATGATGTCTTTAGACATTCTTTTATCATAA